A window of Apium graveolens cultivar Ventura chromosome 8, ASM990537v1, whole genome shotgun sequence contains these coding sequences:
- the LOC141677868 gene encoding uncharacterized protein LOC141677868 isoform X2 — MFRRTVVILLIGILAWGYQEMCPPPPKLCGLSPGGLPVTGPRIKLRDGRHLAYMELGAPKDKAKYKIILVHGFGHSKFNTFVSKELLEEMGASLVTFDRPGYGESDPHPKRTFKSIALDIEELADQLGLGAKFYLIGFSMGGQVVWGCLKYIPERLAGVALLTPVVNYWWPSFPANLSTEAYYEQYLQDQWALRVSHYTPWLTYWWNTRTLFPGNSVASGRPKFCRQDYEIMTKLAVNGKQIDKGYATQQGKYESQYRDLIIGFGKSEFDPMDLKNPFADKDGSVHLWQGDEDGLVPVTLQRYIAGKLPWIHYHELTGAGHMFPFDKHMGESIFKKLLLGENQPIVDK; from the exons ATGTTTCGAAGAACTGTAGTCATTCTCTTGATAGGGATTCTAGCATGGGGGTATCAGGAAATGTGCCCTCCACCTCCAAAATTGTGTGGGTTGTCTCCTGGAGGCCTACCTGTTACCGGTCCTAGAATAAAGCTTAGGGATGGAAGACATCTGGCCTATATGGAGCTCGGAGCCCCCAAAGATAAGGCCAAGTATAAGATAATCCTCGTCCATGGCTTTGGCCATAGTAAATTTAATACATTTGTATCAAAG GAGTTACTTGAAGAGATGGGGGCATCCCTTGTTACTTTTGATAGACCAGGCTATGGAGAAAGTGATCCTCATCCAAAGCGAACGTTCAAAAGTATAGCTCTTGACATAGAAGAACTTGCCGATCAATTGGGATTAGGAGCTAAATTCTACCTAATTGGGTTTTCCATGGGAGGACAAGTGGTTTGGGGATGCCTTAAGTACATTCCAGAAAG GTTAGCCGGAGTAGCACTTCTCACTCCGGTTGTCAACTACTGGTGGCCCAGTTTTCCTGCCAATTTATCTACAGAAGCTTACTATGAGCAATATCTACAAGACCAGTGGGCTCTTCGGGTTTCTCACTACACCCCGTGGCTAACATACTGGTGGAACACTCGGACGTTATTTCCAGGCAATAGTGTTGCTTCTGGAAGGCCCAAATTCTGTCGTCAAGATTATGAAATTATGACCAAACTTGCTGTAAACGGGAAACAAATAGACAAG GGATATGCTACACAACAGGGAAAATATGAGTCTCAGTATCGCGACTTGATTATTGGATTTGGAAAGTCAGAGTTTGATCCAATGGATCTGAAAAATCCATTTGCTGACAAAGATGGCTCAGTTCATCTTTGGCAGGGAGACGAGGACGGCCTTGTTCCTGTTACATTGCAGCGATACATTGCTGGGAAACTCCCATGGATTCATTACCATGAACTCACTGGTGCCGGACATATGTTTCCATTTGATAAGCATATGGGTGAATCTATCTTCAAAAAACTTCTATTAGGGGAGAATCAACCAATTGTAGACAAGTAG
- the LOC141677868 gene encoding uncharacterized protein LOC141677868 isoform X1, whose translation MFRRTVVILLIGILAWGYQEMCPPPPKLCGLSPGGLPVTGPRIKLRDGRHLAYMELGAPKDKAKYKIILVHGFGHSKFNTFVSKELLEEMGASLVTFDRPGYGESDPHPKRTFKSIALDIEELADQLGLGAKFYLIGFSMGGQVVWGCLKYIPERLAGVALLTPVVNYWWPSFPANLSTEAYYEQYLQDQWALRVSHYTPWLTYWWNTRTLFPGNSVASGRPKFCRQDYEIMTKLAVNGKQIDKQGYATQQGKYESQYRDLIIGFGKSEFDPMDLKNPFADKDGSVHLWQGDEDGLVPVTLQRYIAGKLPWIHYHELTGAGHMFPFDKHMGESIFKKLLLGENQPIVDK comes from the exons ATGTTTCGAAGAACTGTAGTCATTCTCTTGATAGGGATTCTAGCATGGGGGTATCAGGAAATGTGCCCTCCACCTCCAAAATTGTGTGGGTTGTCTCCTGGAGGCCTACCTGTTACCGGTCCTAGAATAAAGCTTAGGGATGGAAGACATCTGGCCTATATGGAGCTCGGAGCCCCCAAAGATAAGGCCAAGTATAAGATAATCCTCGTCCATGGCTTTGGCCATAGTAAATTTAATACATTTGTATCAAAG GAGTTACTTGAAGAGATGGGGGCATCCCTTGTTACTTTTGATAGACCAGGCTATGGAGAAAGTGATCCTCATCCAAAGCGAACGTTCAAAAGTATAGCTCTTGACATAGAAGAACTTGCCGATCAATTGGGATTAGGAGCTAAATTCTACCTAATTGGGTTTTCCATGGGAGGACAAGTGGTTTGGGGATGCCTTAAGTACATTCCAGAAAG GTTAGCCGGAGTAGCACTTCTCACTCCGGTTGTCAACTACTGGTGGCCCAGTTTTCCTGCCAATTTATCTACAGAAGCTTACTATGAGCAATATCTACAAGACCAGTGGGCTCTTCGGGTTTCTCACTACACCCCGTGGCTAACATACTGGTGGAACACTCGGACGTTATTTCCAGGCAATAGTGTTGCTTCTGGAAGGCCCAAATTCTGTCGTCAAGATTATGAAATTATGACCAAACTTGCTGTAAACGGGAAACAAATAGACAAG CAGGGATATGCTACACAACAGGGAAAATATGAGTCTCAGTATCGCGACTTGATTATTGGATTTGGAAAGTCAGAGTTTGATCCAATGGATCTGAAAAATCCATTTGCTGACAAAGATGGCTCAGTTCATCTTTGGCAGGGAGACGAGGACGGCCTTGTTCCTGTTACATTGCAGCGATACATTGCTGGGAAACTCCCATGGATTCATTACCATGAACTCACTGGTGCCGGACATATGTTTCCATTTGATAAGCATATGGGTGAATCTATCTTCAAAAAACTTCTATTAGGGGAGAATCAACCAATTGTAGACAAGTAG